One genomic segment of Novisyntrophococcus fermenticellae includes these proteins:
- a CDS encoding Maf family protein encodes MEKLILASASPRRKELLEQVGIACRVVPSLVKEKITTTIPENVVQELSRQKCREVAERLKEDCIVLGADTIVSVNGHILGKPSDESRAEEMLRELQGNTHQVYTGVTLIWRTGDAILKEDTFYEKTDVTFYPMSDDEIKKYVASREPMDKAGAYGIQGLSAVFIEKICGDYHTVVGLPVAAVYQKLKARY; translated from the coding sequence ATGGAAAAACTGATATTAGCCTCCGCATCACCAAGGCGCAAGGAACTGCTGGAGCAGGTTGGAATTGCCTGCCGTGTGGTACCAAGCCTTGTTAAGGAAAAGATCACAACAACAATTCCGGAAAATGTGGTTCAGGAATTATCAAGACAAAAGTGCCGGGAGGTGGCGGAACGGCTGAAAGAGGACTGCATAGTGCTCGGAGCAGATACAATCGTATCTGTGAATGGACATATACTGGGAAAACCATCGGATGAATCCAGAGCAGAAGAAATGTTAAGGGAACTACAGGGAAACACGCATCAGGTTTATACAGGGGTCACTCTGATCTGGAGAACCGGCGATGCTATCTTAAAGGAAGATACATTTTACGAAAAGACAGATGTAACTTTTTATCCGATGTCAGATGATGAGATAAAAAAATACGTCGCGAGCAGAGAACCCATGGATAAGGCAGGAGCATATGGAATCCAGGGATTGTCAGCGGTTTTCATTGAAAAAATCTGCGGTGACTATCATACTGTAGTAGGGCTTCCGGTTGCTGCAGTTTATCAGAAACTAAAAGCGAGATATTAA
- a CDS encoding nucleoside kinase, giving the protein MEQKTFQVTIGDMKKSYPAGTAYGEILKEYDEKQELPTLLVFANGRLRELHKTLKQDCVLVPVSMRHSIGQKAYKRSMTLLLLKAVYDVAGSENIDKVVLHYTIGSGYYYTVRGNVKLDEAFLSQVKGRMLELVEQKIPIMKSSISTSEARELFRKHGMEDKEKLFRYRRSSRVNIYRLVDFEDYFYGFMVWHTGYLKYFELYPYDEGLVLQMPECENPTVLPPLKSSPKIFKVQQESERWGERLGLDTVGELNDCISRGEMKKIILISEALQEERISKIADQIAESGHVKFVMIAGPSSSGKTTFSHRLSTQLSVHGLKPHPIAMDNFYVNRVDTPKDENGEYDFECVEAIDIDLFNRNMTSLLNGERVEMPRYNFQTGQREYKGDFLQLGAGDILVLEGIHGLNDKVSSMLPKESKFKIYISALTQINVDEHNRIPTTDGRLIRRMVRDNRTRGASAQDTIAMWDSVRRGEMRNIFPFQEEADVMFNSALVYELAVLKLYAEPILFQIPEDAPEYMEAKRLLKFLDYFVGVPSEDIPHNSILREFVGNSCFDV; this is encoded by the coding sequence ATGGAGCAGAAAACTTTCCAGGTGACAATAGGTGACATGAAGAAATCATATCCTGCTGGTACAGCTTATGGAGAGATTCTGAAGGAATATGATGAAAAGCAGGAATTGCCCACCCTTCTGGTATTTGCTAACGGAAGGCTGAGGGAGCTTCATAAGACACTGAAGCAGGATTGTGTTCTCGTGCCTGTGAGTATGCGTCACAGTATTGGTCAAAAAGCCTATAAACGCAGTATGACCCTGCTTCTTTTGAAGGCAGTCTATGACGTGGCAGGATCCGAAAATATTGATAAAGTTGTACTGCACTATACAATTGGATCCGGATATTATTACACCGTCAGAGGAAATGTAAAGCTGGATGAAGCCTTTCTTTCACAGGTAAAAGGACGTATGCTGGAACTGGTAGAGCAGAAGATACCGATTATGAAGAGCAGTATCAGTACCAGTGAAGCCCGGGAATTATTCAGAAAACATGGAATGGAAGATAAAGAAAAACTGTTCCGGTATCGACGCAGTTCCAGGGTAAATATCTATCGCCTTGTGGATTTTGAAGATTATTTCTATGGATTTATGGTGTGGCATACCGGATATTTGAAATATTTTGAGCTGTATCCATATGATGAGGGTCTTGTTTTACAGATGCCTGAGTGTGAGAATCCAACAGTGCTTCCGCCTCTTAAATCCTCACCGAAAATCTTTAAAGTGCAGCAGGAGTCGGAACGTTGGGGAGAACGGCTGGGTCTGGATACCGTTGGTGAGCTCAATGACTGTATAAGCAGAGGGGAAATGAAGAAAATTATATTGATTTCAGAGGCTTTGCAGGAAGAACGAATCTCCAAGATTGCAGATCAGATTGCAGAAAGCGGACACGTAAAGTTTGTTATGATTGCAGGTCCCTCATCTTCAGGTAAAACCACATTTTCTCACCGTCTTTCCACGCAGCTTTCTGTCCATGGACTGAAACCGCATCCTATTGCAATGGATAATTTTTATGTGAACCGGGTAGATACACCTAAGGATGAGAATGGTGAATATGATTTTGAATGTGTGGAAGCTATCGATATCGATCTGTTTAACCGGAATATGACTTCTTTGCTGAACGGAGAACGTGTGGAAATGCCCAGATATAATTTTCAAACAGGACAGCGGGAATACAAGGGTGATTTTCTTCAATTGGGAGCAGGTGATATCCTGGTTCTGGAGGGCATACATGGGCTCAATGATAAAGTGAGCAGTATGCTTCCAAAAGAAAGTAAGTTTAAAATTTATATCAGTGCGTTGACCCAGATTAATGTGGACGAACATAACCGTATTCCGACTACAGACGGCAGACTGATTCGCCGCATGGTGCGGGATAACCGAACCAGAGGAGCCAGTGCACAGGATACAATAGCCATGTGGGATTCGGTCAGAAGAGGTGAGATGCGCAACATTTTTCCTTTTCAGGAGGAAGCAGATGTGATGTTTAATTCCGCACTCGTATATGAACTTGCAGTATTAAAACTCTATGCCGAGCCGATTCTGTTCCAGATTCCTGAAGACGCTCCGGAGTATATGGAGGCGAAACGTCTGTTAAAGTTTCTGGATTACTTTGTAGGGGTTCCAAGTGAGGATATCCCCCATAATTCCATTCTCAGAGAATTTGTGGGAAACAGTTGTTTTGATGTATAA